A genomic region of Acipenser ruthenus chromosome 9, fAciRut3.2 maternal haplotype, whole genome shotgun sequence contains the following coding sequences:
- the slc46a3 gene encoding lysosomal proton-coupled steroid conjugate and bile acid symporter SLC46A3 isoform X2, whose translation MKRLFFVEPVVAIYAFAYFMASPLLQQFVYRRLWEELTNSSYPGSENSSDCTPNKSNVTSGQEVVQKAASIFFLYTDLFSLIPSLLVTLILVARSDRRGRKMTILLPLIGATVSSLAYFFVSFFTLNLYLLLVASFVSSLFGGFGTLLGGCFSYVADLCDNAKQKNIRMALVDMVIGLLSGIASLSTGYFLREMGFNWPFLTTAVLHCLNIIYVIFFLEETVKTPAISHLQGPDPSPLKQLFFGVYLLFAASSAKRNTIFIILLLAFSFYNFANIGGLSIFILYELNTPLCWSEILIGYGSALSTLIFLTSFAGVSLLSFCLDDIYIVLIGLLSVMSGMLMTAFAKTTLLMFLVRLPLLFAVMPAPVLRSMMSKIVLDSEQGS comes from the exons ATGAAGCGACTTTTTTTTGTGGAGCCAGTTGTTGCCATTTATGCCTTTGCTTATTTCATGGCATCTCCACTGCTGCAGCAGTTTGTCTACCGCCGCCTGTGGGAGGAGTTGACTAACTCCAGTTATCCAGGCAGTGAGAATTCTTCTGACTGCACTCCCAACAAGAGCAACGTAACCAGTGGGCAGGAG GTTGTGCAGAAGGCAGCTTCCATATTTTTCCTGTACACTGATTTGTTTTCACTGATCCCAAGCCTGTTGGTTACCTTGATCCTGGTGGCACGCAGCGATCGTCGGGGACGGAAGATGACTATACTGCTTCCTCTCATCGGAGCTACTGTCTCCTCCCTAGCATACTTTTTTGTGTCTTTCTTTACTTTGAATCTGTACTTACTTTTAGTAGCTTCCTTCGTAAGCTCACTCTTTGGTGGATTTGGAACGCTTTTGGGAGGTTGTTTCTCATATGTGGCTGACTTGTGTGATAATGCCAAGCAAAAAAATATTCGTATGGCTCTGGTTGACATGGTTATTGGTCTGCTATCTGGGATAGCTTCTCTGTCCACTGGCTACTTTTTAAGGGAAATGGGTTTTAATTGGCCATTTCTAACGACAGCTGTGCTTCACTGCCTTAATATTATATATGTTATCTTCTTCCTGGAAGAGACCGTCAAGACACCTGCTATCAGCCACCTACAAGGGCCTGATCCAAGCCCTTTGAAACAGCTGTTTTTTGGAGTGTATCTGCTCTTTGCAGCATCCAGTGCCAAAAGAAACACCATTTTTATCATTTTGCTGTTAGCTTTCTCATTTTATAATTTCGCAAACATTGGCGGCCTGTCTATTTTCATTCTTTACGAATTGAATACTCCTTTATGCTGGAGTGAAATCCTAATTGGGTATGGCTCTGCTCTTTCCACATTAATTTTCTTGACCAGTTTTGCTGGTGTTTCCTTGTTGTCTTTCTGCCTCGATGACATTTACATTGTGTTAATTGGACTCCTGTCGGTCATGTCAGGAATGTTAATGACTGCATTTGCCAAAACCACACTGCTGATGTTTCTAG tgagaTTACCTTTACTTTTTGCCGTTATGCCTGCTCCGGTGTTACGCTCCATGATGTCAAAGATTGTTTTGGATTCTGAACAGG